A single window of Mycolicibacterium aurum DNA harbors:
- a CDS encoding amidohydrolase family protein, with amino-acid sequence MGQLSHRVDIPFPLFDADNHLYEPPEAMTKYLPKEYKDVVQYVEVNGRTKIALKGQISNYIPNPTFSVVAKPGAWEEYFKFGNPDGKSKRELFGEPMKAIPAFFEPAPRIEKMNELGLDRSLMFPTLASLIEERLSDDPVAIHVIVHALNEWLHEVWGFNYQNRIFTTPVITLPIVEKAIEELEWAVKRGARAILIRPAPVPGFRGPRSFALPEFDPFWERCVEYDIFVGMHSSDSGYSRYTSEWDGAQQEMLPFQTNAMSILNEWRPIQDAVASWVIHGALFRFPKLKVGIVEAGSKWMFPLLDSMAEVYKKAPEAFAGNPMEEIKNRIYVSPFYEEGIDDLINLIGVDQVLYGSDWPHPEGLAEPTHYVTALEHLSVEDQAKIMGGNLGRLVTT; translated from the coding sequence ATGGGACAACTGTCGCACCGCGTCGACATACCGTTTCCGCTGTTCGATGCGGACAACCATCTGTACGAGCCGCCCGAGGCGATGACGAAGTATCTGCCCAAGGAGTACAAGGACGTCGTCCAGTACGTCGAGGTCAACGGGCGGACGAAGATCGCGCTCAAGGGCCAGATCAGCAACTACATCCCGAACCCGACGTTCTCCGTGGTCGCCAAGCCTGGCGCGTGGGAGGAGTATTTCAAGTTCGGCAACCCCGACGGCAAGAGCAAGCGTGAGCTGTTCGGCGAGCCGATGAAGGCCATCCCGGCGTTCTTCGAGCCTGCCCCGCGCATCGAGAAGATGAACGAGCTCGGGCTGGATCGATCGCTGATGTTCCCGACGTTGGCCAGCCTGATCGAGGAGCGCCTGTCCGATGACCCGGTCGCGATCCACGTCATCGTGCACGCGCTCAACGAATGGCTGCACGAGGTCTGGGGTTTCAACTACCAGAACCGGATCTTCACCACGCCGGTGATCACGCTTCCGATCGTCGAGAAGGCCATCGAGGAGCTGGAGTGGGCAGTCAAGCGCGGTGCGCGGGCCATCCTGATCCGGCCCGCACCGGTGCCCGGTTTCCGCGGCCCGCGGTCGTTCGCGCTGCCCGAGTTCGACCCGTTCTGGGAGCGGTGCGTCGAGTACGACATCTTCGTCGGAATGCACTCCAGCGACAGCGGCTACTCCCGGTACACCTCCGAGTGGGACGGCGCCCAGCAGGAGATGCTGCCGTTCCAGACGAACGCGATGTCGATTCTCAACGAGTGGCGGCCGATTCAGGACGCGGTGGCCTCATGGGTGATCCACGGGGCGCTGTTCCGTTTCCCCAAGCTCAAGGTCGGCATCGTCGAAGCCGGCTCGAAGTGGATGTTCCCGCTGCTGGACTCCATGGCCGAGGTCTACAAGAAGGCACCAGAAGCCTTCGCGGGCAACCCGATGGAAGAGATCAAGAACCGCATCTATGTCAGCCCGTTCTACGAGGAGGGCATCGACGACCTGATCAACCTGATCGGTGTCGACCAGGTTCTCTACGGTTCCGACTGGCCGCATCCGGAGGGGTTGGCCGAGCCGACCCACTACGTCACGGCGCTCGAGCACCTCTCGGTCGAGGACCAGGCCAAGATCATGGGTGGCAATCTGGGGCGCCTCGTCACGACGTGA
- a CDS encoding enoyl-CoA hydratase/isomerase family protein: MVDLDIADGLAIITIDRPHARNAISLDTMDQLDAALDSAEGAQALALTGAGEKAFVSGGDLKELSALRTEEQAAGMALRMRSICDRIAGFPAPVVAALNGHALGGGAEFAVAADIRLAADDIKIGFNQVALAIMPAWGGAERLVDLVGYSRALLLAGTGRILTAPDAERIGLIDQVIPRASFDEQWRLVARSLATAPAREVKRVMRGVPTTDAVAAFARLWVSDEHWAAADRVLKKSP; encoded by the coding sequence ATGGTCGATCTCGACATCGCCGATGGTCTGGCGATCATCACCATCGACCGCCCGCACGCGCGCAATGCGATCTCGCTGGACACCATGGACCAGCTCGACGCAGCCCTCGACAGCGCCGAAGGGGCGCAGGCGCTTGCGCTCACCGGCGCAGGCGAGAAGGCATTCGTCTCCGGCGGCGACCTGAAGGAACTCAGCGCACTGCGTACCGAGGAGCAGGCTGCGGGAATGGCGCTGCGCATGCGATCGATCTGCGACCGCATCGCCGGCTTCCCCGCGCCGGTCGTGGCGGCGCTCAACGGCCACGCGCTCGGCGGCGGAGCCGAGTTCGCCGTCGCCGCGGATATCCGCCTGGCGGCCGATGACATCAAGATCGGGTTCAACCAGGTCGCGCTGGCGATCATGCCGGCCTGGGGCGGCGCCGAGCGGCTCGTCGACCTGGTCGGCTACAGCAGGGCGCTGCTGCTGGCCGGCACCGGGCGGATTCTGACCGCCCCAGATGCCGAGCGGATCGGACTCATCGATCAGGTGATTCCCCGCGCCTCCTTCGACGAGCAGTGGCGCCTCGTCGCACGGTCGCTGGCCACCGCGCCCGCCCGTGAGGTCAAGCGCGTGATGCGCGGCGTACCCACCACCGACGCCGTCGCAGCCTTCGCCCGGCTGTGGGTATCCGACGAACACTGGGCCGCGGCGGACAGGGTGTTGAAGAAGAGTCCGTAG
- a CDS encoding FadD3 family acyl-CoA ligase, producing the protein MTYRRRWETLPELVASAADRFGDAEAVVDGPLRLTFDQLVNRISCAAGAFADFGIAKGDRAAVWAPNSAEWIIAAFGLITAGGVLVPVNTRFKAEEAGDIIARSGAKAVLVEQGFLGVEYEAPGDVPVIDLKSDFLSTGRPFSRPVEGGDISDIIFTSGTTGRPKGVMMNHRQNLRLYEEWCDLADLREGDRYLMVNPYFHTFGYKAGIIASFIRGATMVPVPVFDVDRVVELIAQERITMLPGPPTLYHSLLAVKDKSRLSTLRAGVTGAADIPVELIRRVHEELPFRTLATGYGLTEAGTVTLSRPGDTFEDIATTAGVACDGVEMRIADDGEVLVRGYTVMQGYLEDPVATAEAIDPQGWLHTGDLGTVDAAGRLRIVGRKKDMFIVGGFNAYPAEIEGFLLEHPAIAQAAVIGVPDERLGQVGKAFVVAKAPAIDPGEPLNADIVIAWCRSRMAGFKVPRYVEFLDELPLNATGKVMKDRLQDATR; encoded by the coding sequence GTGACGTACCGACGCCGTTGGGAGACCCTCCCGGAGTTGGTCGCCAGCGCGGCGGACCGGTTCGGCGATGCGGAAGCAGTCGTCGACGGTCCGCTGCGCTTGACCTTCGATCAGCTGGTCAATCGGATCAGTTGCGCAGCAGGGGCATTCGCTGACTTCGGGATCGCCAAGGGTGACCGGGCCGCTGTCTGGGCGCCCAACAGTGCCGAGTGGATCATCGCCGCGTTCGGGCTCATCACCGCCGGTGGAGTGCTCGTACCCGTCAACACCCGCTTCAAGGCCGAGGAGGCCGGTGACATCATCGCCCGGAGCGGCGCCAAGGCGGTACTGGTCGAGCAGGGTTTCCTGGGCGTCGAGTACGAGGCTCCGGGCGATGTGCCCGTCATCGACCTGAAGTCCGACTTCCTCTCCACGGGAAGGCCGTTCAGCCGTCCCGTCGAGGGTGGCGACATCTCCGACATCATCTTCACCTCGGGCACGACGGGACGCCCCAAAGGCGTGATGATGAACCATCGACAGAACCTGCGGTTGTACGAGGAATGGTGCGACCTCGCAGATCTGCGCGAGGGCGACCGTTACCTCATGGTCAACCCGTACTTCCACACGTTCGGCTACAAGGCCGGAATCATCGCGTCGTTCATCCGCGGGGCGACCATGGTGCCCGTGCCGGTGTTCGATGTGGACCGTGTCGTGGAACTCATTGCCCAAGAACGGATCACGATGCTGCCGGGGCCGCCGACCCTGTACCACTCGCTGCTGGCCGTGAAGGACAAGTCGAGGTTGTCCACGCTGCGCGCCGGTGTGACCGGGGCAGCGGACATCCCGGTCGAGCTGATCCGGCGGGTGCACGAAGAGCTGCCTTTCCGGACTCTGGCCACCGGCTACGGCCTCACCGAAGCGGGCACCGTGACGCTGTCCCGGCCCGGAGACACGTTCGAGGACATCGCGACCACAGCCGGTGTGGCCTGCGACGGCGTGGAGATGCGCATCGCCGACGACGGCGAGGTCCTGGTGCGGGGTTACACGGTGATGCAGGGCTATCTCGAAGACCCGGTGGCGACCGCGGAGGCGATCGACCCGCAGGGCTGGCTGCACACCGGTGACCTCGGCACCGTCGACGCCGCGGGCCGGCTCAGGATCGTCGGCCGAAAGAAGGACATGTTCATCGTCGGGGGATTCAACGCCTACCCGGCCGAGATCGAGGGCTTCCTGCTTGAGCACCCCGCCATCGCCCAGGCCGCGGTCATCGGCGTGCCCGACGAGCGCCTGGGACAGGTCGGCAAGGCGTTCGTCGTCGCGAAGGCGCCCGCAATCGATCCTGGTGAGCCGCTGAACGCCGACATCGTGATCGCCTGGTGTCGAAGCCGAATGGCCGGTTTCAAGGTGCCGCGGTATGTAGAGTTCCTCGACGAGTTGCCGTTGAACGCGACCGGCAAGGTGATGAA
- a CDS encoding AMP-binding protein, which produces MRQIPAELVKRYEQEGYWTRETLGELLARGLADHADAGFHVHSEVRPYSGTFGEVARDARRLAAGLRARGVGSGDVVAMQLPNWREAAVTFWASAFLGAVTVPIVHFYGRKELAHIIATAKPRVFVTAPEFGRMRFQPDLCAEIPIVALVDSPSFEDLLADEPLDGTVAADPAGPALIAFTSGTTRDPKGVVHSHQTLCCETRQLLENYPPDRGRQLTATPVGHFIGMLGAFLIPVLEGAPIDLCDVWDPGRVLQLIESDGLSIGGGPPYFVTSLLDHPDCRPEHLRHFTTVGLGGSTVSATVTQRLTDLGMFVFRSYGSTEHPSITGSRPSAPAEKRLFTDGDARPGVEIRFGPDGEIFSRGPDLCLGYTDDELTSRAFDEDGWYHTGDIGVLDEDGYLTITDRKADVIIRGGENISALEVEEVLMGMSEVAEAVVVAVPDPRLGERAAAVLRIREGRRMPSLADVRVHFTQSGVARQKWPEELHRVPEGQDYPRTASGKVQKFLVRQSVASRFRPDVATEVR; this is translated from the coding sequence ATGCGGCAGATTCCTGCTGAGCTGGTCAAGCGCTACGAGCAGGAAGGGTATTGGACCCGGGAAACCCTGGGTGAACTTCTCGCCCGCGGCCTCGCAGACCACGCCGATGCCGGCTTTCACGTGCACTCGGAGGTGCGTCCCTACTCGGGCACCTTCGGCGAGGTCGCGCGCGACGCGCGGCGCTTGGCGGCCGGCCTGCGCGCGCGGGGCGTGGGCTCCGGCGACGTCGTGGCGATGCAGCTGCCCAACTGGCGAGAAGCGGCCGTGACCTTCTGGGCCTCGGCGTTCCTGGGTGCGGTCACCGTTCCGATCGTCCACTTCTACGGCCGCAAAGAACTCGCGCACATCATCGCGACCGCCAAGCCGCGCGTGTTCGTGACGGCGCCGGAGTTCGGGCGGATGCGGTTTCAGCCGGATCTCTGTGCAGAGATCCCGATCGTCGCGCTGGTGGACAGCCCCTCGTTCGAGGACCTTCTCGCCGACGAGCCGCTGGACGGCACCGTGGCCGCAGATCCAGCGGGCCCCGCGCTGATCGCGTTCACCTCGGGAACCACGCGCGACCCCAAGGGTGTGGTCCACAGCCACCAGACCCTGTGCTGCGAAACCCGTCAGCTGCTGGAGAACTACCCGCCCGACCGGGGCCGTCAGCTGACGGCGACACCCGTCGGCCATTTCATCGGCATGCTCGGCGCGTTCCTGATCCCGGTTCTCGAAGGTGCGCCCATCGACCTGTGCGATGTGTGGGATCCCGGCCGGGTGTTGCAGCTGATCGAAAGCGATGGCCTGTCCATCGGCGGTGGTCCGCCGTATTTCGTGACCAGTCTGCTGGATCATCCCGACTGCAGGCCCGAGCACCTGCGCCACTTCACCACCGTCGGTCTCGGCGGTTCGACGGTCTCCGCCACCGTCACCCAGCGACTGACCGACCTGGGGATGTTCGTCTTCCGCTCGTACGGCAGCACCGAGCATCCGTCGATCACCGGCTCGCGGCCGTCCGCGCCGGCGGAGAAGCGACTGTTCACCGACGGCGACGCCCGGCCCGGTGTCGAGATCAGGTTCGGACCCGACGGCGAGATCTTCAGCCGGGGTCCCGACCTGTGTCTCGGCTACACCGACGACGAACTGACCTCACGCGCATTCGACGAGGACGGCTGGTATCACACCGGCGACATCGGGGTGCTCGACGAGGACGGCTACCTGACCATCACCGACCGCAAGGCCGACGTGATCATCAGGGGCGGGGAGAACATCAGCGCCTTGGAGGTCGAGGAGGTGCTGATGGGCATGTCGGAGGTGGCCGAAGCCGTGGTGGTGGCCGTGCCTGACCCCCGGCTGGGGGAGCGCGCCGCTGCCGTCCTGCGGATCCGTGAGGGGCGGCGGATGCCGAGCCTCGCCGACGTCCGGGTCCACTTCACGCAGAGCGGGGTGGCGAGACAGAAGTGGCCCGAGGAACTGCACCGGGTCCCCGAGGGGCAGGACTACCCCAGGACCGCCAGCGGCAAGGTCCAGAAATTCCTGGTCCGGCAGTCCGTGGCGAGCCGGTTCCGACCCGACGTCGCGACGGAGGTCCGATAG